Proteins from one Thioflavicoccus mobilis 8321 genomic window:
- a CDS encoding IS110 family transposase, with protein sequence MVVPPKIHVSVDVGCRRHSVAIGLSSGEVLEEFDIDHRPEGFADFFNRIERQHRCFPGAVPTVAMEGYNGHARPLDTLICKRGWRLLNVNNLKLARFKQMFPAAAKSDRIDARRMLDLMLLGEHMPQARRALQEVHAPTSQNAQLKRLTRRRRALVDEKSRVLARMQGDLRAVCPGLLEITGDAENRWFLNLLTHVDDLQKLARLREKTLRGIPAIGAKYAAIIRQWQPQAQFSHEAPYAGPMIIEDAQRILALREAIDALERRCQALAEDSDIARLIDTVPGFALVCSAELAGEISTLDRFAGEASLAVYLGMANLDNSSGERQGARAPGQVNKRAKAAMMTGVDRHRKQVPESQRYYEKKRAEGKTHNQAIRALGRHLCRVLYRMLKHGEAYRVRQPEAPCATAAQPLAA encoded by the coding sequence ATGGTTGTTCCGCCCAAGATCCACGTCAGCGTGGACGTCGGATGTCGACGCCACAGCGTCGCCATCGGCCTGTCCAGCGGCGAGGTGCTCGAAGAGTTTGACATCGATCACCGCCCGGAAGGATTTGCCGACTTCTTCAACCGCATCGAGCGCCAACATCGATGTTTTCCCGGTGCTGTCCCGACGGTGGCGATGGAGGGCTACAACGGCCATGCACGCCCGCTCGACACCTTGATCTGCAAACGCGGCTGGCGGCTGTTGAACGTCAACAACCTCAAGCTCGCGCGCTTCAAGCAGATGTTTCCGGCGGCGGCGAAGAGCGACCGCATCGACGCCCGTCGCATGCTCGATCTGATGCTGCTTGGCGAGCACATGCCGCAAGCGCGCCGGGCGCTGCAGGAGGTCCATGCGCCAACATCGCAGAACGCCCAGCTCAAGCGCCTGACGCGCCGCCGCCGGGCGCTGGTCGATGAGAAGAGCCGTGTGCTCGCACGCATGCAGGGCGACCTGCGCGCCGTCTGTCCGGGGCTGCTTGAGATCACCGGCGATGCTGAAAACCGCTGGTTTCTCAACCTGCTCACCCACGTTGACGATCTGCAGAAGCTCGCCCGACTGCGCGAGAAGACGCTGCGCGGGATCCCCGCGATCGGCGCCAAGTACGCTGCCATCATCCGCCAGTGGCAGCCTCAAGCCCAGTTCAGCCACGAGGCGCCCTACGCCGGCCCCATGATCATCGAAGACGCCCAGCGCATCCTGGCGCTGCGCGAGGCCATCGACGCCCTGGAGCGCCGCTGCCAGGCACTGGCCGAGGACTCAGACATCGCCCGGCTGATCGACACCGTGCCGGGCTTCGCGCTCGTGTGCTCCGCCGAGCTGGCCGGGGAGATCAGCACGCTCGATCGCTTCGCCGGCGAAGCGAGCCTAGCCGTGTACCTCGGCATGGCCAACCTCGACAATAGCTCCGGGGAACGCCAAGGTGCACGCGCCCCTGGCCAAGTCAACAAGCGCGCGAAGGCCGCCATGATGACCGGTGTCGACCGGCATCGAAAACAAGTGCCCGAATCCCAGCGCTACTACGAGAAGAAACGCGCCGAGGGCAAGACCCACAACCAAGCCATCCGCGCGCTGGGGCGTCATCTCTGCCGCGTGCTCTACCGCATGCTCAAGCACGGCGAGGCCTACCGCGTCCGCCAGCCCGAGGCGCCATGCGCCACGGCGGCACAGCCGCTCGCCGCGTAG